A genomic region of Nitrospira lenta contains the following coding sequences:
- a CDS encoding M16 family metallopeptidase: MNRWRSTGALLFITAVVSLTTPVQAADITPIKFTTPNGMTVLVLEQHFLPIVEIHALVKAGSAYDPPDKAGVANLVASLLDEGTTSRSAKQLAEQIDFVGGSLEAKAGEDFTTASARILKKDVDLGFTLLADVLMHPAFSKHEFERVRSQIQGEIASDSDDPGHVAMKAFNQLVFHNHPYRWPAQGTEETVGKITLADVQSFYAKEYLPNQVILTIVGDLSVEQATALVQTHFGSWKKGTPQNRTTKKPAVVDKKSVQLIEKDLTQSTIVLGHGGISRNNPDYYAITVMNHILGAGGFSSRLMDSIRDKQGLAYGIMSHYDARMQPGSFWVNLQTRTEATNQAITGVLTEIKGIRDSPVSDQELSEAKSFLVGSFPLRLDSTAKLAQVLAQVEYYGLGFEYFSQYPKWIERVTKDDVQRVARQYLDPQHYALVVVGNVAKAKVRQ; encoded by the coding sequence ATGAACCGATGGCGTAGCACCGGCGCACTGCTTTTCATTACGGCCGTCGTTTCTCTCACTACGCCCGTACAGGCAGCCGATATCACTCCGATCAAATTCACCACGCCCAACGGAATGACCGTGCTGGTCCTGGAGCAGCACTTTCTCCCGATCGTGGAAATTCATGCCTTGGTTAAAGCCGGGTCGGCCTACGACCCACCCGACAAGGCCGGCGTCGCCAATCTTGTTGCGAGCCTCTTGGATGAAGGAACCACCAGCCGGTCGGCGAAGCAATTGGCCGAGCAAATCGATTTTGTCGGCGGGTCCTTGGAAGCGAAAGCGGGAGAAGACTTTACGACCGCCTCCGCGCGTATCCTGAAAAAGGACGTCGATCTGGGCTTTACCCTCCTCGCCGATGTGTTGATGCATCCCGCCTTCTCCAAGCATGAATTCGAACGAGTGCGCTCACAGATCCAAGGTGAAATCGCCAGCGACAGCGACGATCCCGGCCACGTGGCCATGAAAGCCTTCAACCAACTGGTTTTCCACAACCATCCCTATCGGTGGCCGGCACAAGGCACCGAAGAGACGGTCGGCAAGATAACGTTGGCGGACGTACAAAGCTTCTACGCAAAGGAATATCTCCCCAATCAGGTCATCCTGACCATCGTCGGAGATCTGTCCGTTGAACAAGCGACGGCCCTCGTACAGACCCATTTCGGAAGCTGGAAGAAAGGCACGCCGCAGAACCGCACCACAAAGAAGCCCGCTGTGGTCGATAAAAAGTCCGTCCAGCTCATCGAGAAAGACCTGACCCAGTCCACGATCGTCCTCGGCCACGGGGGAATCAGCCGGAATAATCCGGACTACTATGCCATCACCGTCATGAACCACATTCTCGGCGCCGGAGGGTTTTCGTCGCGGCTCATGGACTCGATTCGCGACAAGCAGGGACTCGCCTATGGCATCATGAGCCACTATGACGCACGCATGCAGCCCGGCTCGTTTTGGGTGAATCTTCAAACCAGGACCGAAGCCACCAATCAAGCGATCACCGGCGTGCTGACGGAGATCAAAGGAATCCGCGACAGCCCGGTCAGCGACCAGGAATTGTCGGAAGCGAAATCGTTTCTGGTAGGCAGCTTCCCGCTCCGCCTCGATTCGACCGCCAAACTGGCTCAGGTGCTGGCCCAGGTCGAGTATTATGGATTGGGATTCGAGTATTTCAGCCAGTATCCGAAATGGATTGAACGCGTCACGAAAGACGACGTGCAGCGCGTCGCTAGGCAGTACCTCGACCCGCAGCACTATGCGCTTGTCGTCGTAGGTAACGTGGCTAAAGCCAAGGTCCGCCAGTAA
- a CDS encoding AtpZ/AtpI family protein — translation MPPSQDPFYAGLGQAVRIGTDLLASLIVGGGVGWVLDTYLLDSTPWGMVVGLVLGVIAGIRNAYRAAMQWPGSPPDTESKE, via the coding sequence ATGCCCCCTTCTCAAGATCCGTTTTATGCGGGGCTCGGCCAGGCGGTTCGAATTGGAACCGACCTGCTAGCCTCGTTGATTGTCGGGGGTGGTGTAGGCTGGGTGTTAGATACCTACCTCCTTGATTCCACTCCCTGGGGAATGGTGGTGGGGCTAGTGCTTGGAGTAATCGCCGGAATACGAAACGCATATCGGGCGGCTATGCAGTGGCCGGGCTCGCCACCTGATACAGAAAGCAAGGAATAG
- a CDS encoding aminotransferase class IV, translating into MWIFLNDRFVTEQDAKISVFDHGFLYGDGVYETIRSYGARIFMRDHHLSRLHRSADAIGLTVPIPPSEWPRLLHEAMDRNQLGNDQTDAYLRITVSRGVGEIGLDPALCQTPTVVIMAKPLHPPAAELYQRGVSLVIAQTRRNLPSALSPQIKATNFLNNILAKREAIAARVFDALLLNWEGHLTEGTVSNVFFISQGRLYTPSVECGLLDGITRTILLQMAGELKIPVHEGRFTPEELLHADECFLTNTSMEVMPVVSVNGQSIGHSTPGPLTRQLHRHFIDNRSRFLEPLG; encoded by the coding sequence ATGTGGATTTTTCTCAACGATCGATTCGTCACGGAACAGGACGCGAAAATATCCGTCTTCGATCATGGCTTTCTCTACGGAGACGGGGTCTATGAAACGATCCGCTCATACGGAGCGCGGATCTTCATGCGCGATCATCATCTATCACGCCTACACCGCTCCGCCGACGCCATCGGACTGACTGTCCCCATCCCGCCGAGCGAGTGGCCGCGCCTCTTGCACGAAGCGATGGATCGCAATCAGCTGGGGAATGATCAGACCGACGCCTATCTCCGAATTACCGTTTCCCGCGGAGTAGGAGAGATCGGCCTTGACCCGGCCCTCTGCCAGACACCCACTGTCGTCATCATGGCCAAACCGCTCCATCCGCCCGCTGCCGAGTTGTACCAGCGCGGCGTGTCACTCGTCATTGCGCAGACAAGGCGCAACCTGCCGAGTGCGCTCTCCCCGCAAATCAAGGCCACCAATTTCCTGAATAATATTCTGGCGAAACGGGAAGCGATTGCCGCGCGGGTCTTCGATGCGCTCCTGTTGAATTGGGAAGGGCACCTCACGGAAGGTACCGTGAGCAATGTATTTTTCATCTCACAAGGCCGGCTGTACACACCTTCCGTAGAATGCGGCCTCTTAGACGGCATTACGCGAACGATCCTGTTGCAGATGGCGGGAGAGCTGAAGATCCCCGTGCACGAAGGACGATTCACTCCGGAAGAGCTGCTGCATGCCGACGAATGCTTCCTGACTAATACCAGCATGGAGGTTATGCCGGTCGTTTCAGTCAACGGTCAATCTATAGGACACAGCACCCCAGGCCCACTCACCCGCCAATTACACCGCCATTTTATCGACAATCGAAGTCGATTCCTGGAACCTCTCGGCTAA
- a CDS encoding F0F1 ATP synthase subunit A, which yields MEESPLHSFELHNYIPLSLGGIDISINKAVIIMWVVVALVAFLMLKAGSARQLVPGKLQSLAEMLVDFIRGIILDTMGKEGMQFFPLVATLFLFILFCNLIGLIPGSYTVTSQIIVTAVFACVVYGLSLVMGFLLHGGKFLGILVPPGTPGWLLPLMIPIELISQLARPISLAVRLFANMTAGHVILGVLFGLSISGGLLIGWLPFAFTIAMNGLEVGIAFIQAYIFTVLTCVYLGDAFHLHGHDDHAH from the coding sequence GTGGAAGAAAGTCCGCTCCATTCGTTTGAACTGCATAACTACATCCCGCTCTCCCTTGGTGGAATCGATATTTCCATTAACAAAGCGGTCATCATCATGTGGGTGGTGGTGGCGTTGGTCGCATTCTTAATGCTCAAAGCAGGATCGGCTCGCCAACTTGTGCCGGGAAAATTACAGAGTCTGGCTGAAATGTTGGTTGATTTCATTCGTGGCATCATCCTCGATACGATGGGGAAAGAGGGGATGCAGTTTTTCCCGCTTGTCGCGACGCTATTTCTCTTTATTCTTTTTTGCAATCTGATCGGGCTCATTCCCGGTTCGTATACAGTCACAAGCCAGATTATCGTAACAGCCGTGTTTGCCTGCGTTGTGTATGGGCTCAGTCTTGTCATGGGATTCCTCTTGCATGGGGGCAAGTTTTTGGGGATTCTCGTGCCGCCGGGAACTCCAGGATGGCTCTTGCCGCTGATGATTCCTATCGAATTGATCAGCCAATTAGCTCGGCCGATTTCATTGGCGGTTCGATTGTTTGCCAACATGACAGCCGGGCACGTCATTCTCGGGGTGCTCTTCGGTTTGTCGATCAGCGGCGGGCTGCTTATCGGTTGGTTGCCGTTTGCCTTTACGATTGCAATGAACGGGTTGGAAGTCGGCATTGCGTTTATTCAAGCCTATATTTTTACCGTGTTGACGTGCGTCTATTTGGGTGACGCATTCCATCTGCACGGCCATGATGACCACGCGCATTGA
- a CDS encoding anthranilate synthase component I family protein translates to MSTTRPSATAFLHGAPQPLCVSQRGWPLSPFERYARVASDRHPSFLFESGKGPATTGRYSFFATDPYQTFSGKHHNWTLRSADGQTQTGQAPFSTLARLMQQSTIARPPGTPPFFGGAVGYLSYDLVRQFESLPNDADDDLHFPDLEFAFYDLVVAFDHSSDEWHLMFCPPLKRFLGEPREKLYREGCDRLAALEAQLSSPHPQAPSAHSFAPVSFRPQQTQDSYMDRVRRCQEYIAAGDLYQANLSHRFSVTSDSFTHQAGLATELQAYARLRRMNPSPFSGLLRMGNTSFISTSPERLVRLEGRSADTRPIAGTRRRGRDASDDHRLREELLSNEKERAEHLMLVDLERNDLGRVCEFGSVLVDELMSIEQYSHVSHLVSHISGQLRTEVTGFDLLQAVFPGGTITGVPKIRCMEIIDELEPVRRGPYTGSMGYLSWSGDLDFNIIIRTLVLHEGQGSLQVGAGIVADSDPAKEYEETMHKAQAFLSALS, encoded by the coding sequence ATGTCAACGACACGACCATCCGCCACAGCCTTTCTTCACGGGGCTCCGCAACCCCTGTGCGTGAGCCAACGAGGCTGGCCGCTCAGCCCATTCGAACGGTATGCCCGCGTGGCGTCAGACCGGCACCCCTCATTTCTCTTTGAAAGCGGCAAAGGACCAGCAACCACTGGGCGCTACTCATTCTTCGCGACCGATCCCTACCAGACCTTTTCGGGCAAGCATCACAACTGGACTCTCCGGTCAGCCGATGGACAAACCCAAACCGGACAAGCGCCGTTTTCAACACTCGCGCGCCTGATGCAACAATCCACCATTGCTCGCCCTCCTGGAACTCCGCCGTTTTTCGGAGGGGCCGTGGGGTATCTGAGCTATGACCTGGTGCGTCAATTCGAATCATTGCCGAACGACGCCGACGACGATCTTCATTTCCCGGACTTGGAGTTCGCCTTTTACGATCTGGTGGTCGCATTCGATCACTCATCCGACGAATGGCACTTGATGTTCTGCCCCCCGCTCAAACGATTCCTCGGGGAGCCTCGAGAGAAGCTCTATCGGGAGGGTTGCGACAGACTCGCGGCGTTAGAGGCGCAATTGTCTTCGCCCCACCCCCAAGCGCCGTCAGCCCATTCATTCGCCCCAGTCAGCTTTCGACCGCAACAAACCCAAGACTCCTATATGGACCGCGTCCGACGCTGCCAGGAATACATCGCCGCCGGAGATCTGTATCAAGCCAACCTCTCACATCGCTTTTCAGTTACGAGCGACAGCTTCACTCACCAGGCGGGACTCGCGACGGAACTCCAAGCCTATGCGCGCCTGCGCCGCATGAACCCCTCACCGTTCTCCGGCCTGTTGCGCATGGGGAACACCAGCTTCATCAGTACATCGCCGGAACGCTTAGTTCGGCTGGAAGGCCGATCGGCCGATACCCGCCCGATCGCCGGAACCCGGCGCCGAGGCCGGGACGCTTCCGACGACCACAGGTTGCGGGAAGAACTGCTGAGCAATGAAAAAGAACGCGCCGAACACCTGATGCTCGTCGACCTCGAGCGAAACGACCTCGGCCGCGTGTGTGAGTTCGGCTCCGTCCTCGTCGATGAACTCATGTCGATTGAGCAATATTCCCACGTCAGCCATCTGGTGTCGCACATCTCTGGACAACTGCGGACCGAGGTGACCGGATTCGATTTATTGCAAGCCGTCTTCCCCGGTGGCACCATCACGGGCGTACCCAAGATTCGCTGCATGGAAATCATCGACGAATTGGAACCTGTACGGCGAGGCCCCTATACCGGATCGATGGGCTACCTAAGCTGGAGCGGAGACCTCGACTTCAACATCATCATCCGCACGCTGGTGCTTCACGAAGGACAGGGCTCCCTCCAGGTCGGTGCCGGCATTGTGGCGGACTCTGATCCGGCCAAGGAATACGAGGAGACGATGCATAAGGCACAGGCATTCCTGAGCGCGTTGTCGTAA
- the atpF gene encoding F0F1 ATP synthase subunit B — protein sequence MPQFESGFFSSLIFWEILSFGILFFVLYKFAFPGILAALEEREKKIKDSLDQAERHRAESERALKTYEAKLSTAAKEAEAILAAAQERAQRLLDENEQRMSTEAERIKGDATREIDHERRKAIQDIRNQTTELALAVAEKVVQRSLTDADHRKFADEALSALSKSHS from the coding sequence ATGCCGCAGTTTGAATCGGGGTTTTTCTCGTCGTTGATTTTCTGGGAGATTTTGTCCTTCGGAATTCTGTTCTTCGTGCTCTATAAGTTTGCCTTTCCAGGCATCCTGGCCGCCCTCGAAGAGCGGGAGAAGAAGATCAAGGACAGCCTCGACCAGGCTGAACGTCACCGTGCAGAGTCTGAGCGGGCCTTGAAGACCTATGAGGCAAAGCTCAGTACAGCGGCGAAGGAAGCCGAAGCCATTCTGGCCGCAGCTCAAGAGCGGGCGCAGCGGTTGCTTGATGAGAACGAGCAGCGGATGAGCACGGAAGCGGAGCGCATCAAGGGCGATGCTACACGGGAAATCGACCATGAGCGCCGGAAGGCCATCCAGGACATTCGCAATCAGACTACGGAGCTGGCGTTGGCGGTGGCGGAAAAGGTGGTGCAGCGCAGTCTTACAGATGCGGATCACCGGAAATTTGCCGACGAAGCGCTCAGCGCCCTGTCGAAGTCACACTCCTAA
- a CDS encoding lytic transglycosylase domain-containing protein, with protein MKTSRLLLGTALVGAHWLLQGLPAAQAEIYQYIDANGTISLTNVPTDLRYRRIATQPNRLHPVLSERELEPMISRYSRRHQLHPALIRAVIKAESGFDPMAVSRAGAIGLMQLMPQTAIRLEVRDLYDPEDNIGGGTKYLRQLLDRFRGNLPLALAAYNAGEHTVDRYRGLPPIDETRQYVRKVIRYYRTFLIKDGAMTGRVLAAAESAAPQPLPASLPTSAQ; from the coding sequence TTGAAAACCTCTCGACTACTTCTCGGAACAGCCCTCGTGGGAGCGCACTGGCTTCTTCAAGGACTCCCTGCCGCACAGGCAGAGATCTACCAATACATCGATGCCAACGGGACCATCTCACTGACCAATGTGCCGACGGACCTGCGCTACCGGCGAATTGCCACACAGCCAAACAGACTCCATCCCGTTCTGTCGGAACGGGAGCTCGAACCGATGATCAGCCGGTACTCCCGGCGGCACCAACTACACCCCGCCCTCATCCGGGCGGTCATTAAAGCGGAATCTGGCTTCGACCCGATGGCCGTGTCACGCGCCGGCGCCATCGGCCTGATGCAGCTGATGCCACAAACCGCCATTCGCCTCGAAGTGCGGGACCTCTACGATCCTGAAGATAATATCGGGGGAGGGACGAAATATCTGCGTCAGTTGCTGGATCGTTTCCGGGGAAATCTTCCGTTGGCCCTTGCAGCCTACAATGCCGGGGAACATACCGTGGATCGCTACCGCGGACTTCCGCCGATCGACGAAACCCGCCAATACGTCAGGAAAGTCATTCGTTATTACCGAACGTTTCTGATTAAGGACGGCGCGATGACCGGGCGCGTGCTCGCGGCTGCCGAATCTGCAGCGCCACAACCACTCCCCGCTTCTTTGCCGACCTCGGCTCAGTAG
- the nadB gene encoding L-aspartate oxidase, translating to MKPSASRSRKSSTSPQADFLVIGSGVAGLRAALELSREGRVIMLTKGHPLQSNSIYAQGGVAVALSEEDDVAIHRTDTLRAGHGLCRPEAVRVLVEEGPARIQELIRWGAKFDKTDGKFAFAREAAHSRSRILRARGDATGNEMVRALMAQVARQKRIQRLDYHFTVDLVVEEGRCCGAVVLDEASSKQFIIPAKAVVLSTGGAGQIYARTTNPPNATGDGMAMAFRAGAMLQDMEFVQFHPTSLYLPSSPPFLLSEAMRGEGGQLRNNKGELFMQRYHPLGALAPRDIVSRAIWAEMAATRARHVYLDVTHLGAEFIKRRFPTIYATCLRSDIDITEEWIPVSPSAHYMMGGVWTDINGATTLPGLFAAGEVACSGVHGANRLASNSLLEGLVFGMRAGVTAIAFAQGHAFPELSSRAEPPQPTGEATLEDVEKLRSSLRRTMWGQVGVIRSRESLIRATAQLSRWAQLVARFSTTRAELEVKNMVQVAHCVAEAALWRENSVGAHFRSDCPEAKRPGWKQHSQLRIASDTTEPRSAKKRGVVVALQIRQPRARARSSRRP from the coding sequence ATGAAACCATCAGCTTCGCGGTCGCGAAAATCTTCTACTAGCCCTCAAGCTGACTTCCTCGTCATCGGGAGCGGTGTTGCCGGGTTGCGTGCGGCACTGGAGTTGAGCCGTGAAGGCCGTGTCATCATGCTGACGAAGGGGCATCCACTGCAGAGCAATTCGATCTACGCGCAAGGGGGCGTGGCGGTGGCCCTCAGTGAAGAGGATGATGTCGCGATTCACCGGACCGATACGTTGAGGGCCGGCCACGGGCTGTGTCGTCCCGAGGCGGTTCGGGTGCTGGTGGAGGAAGGGCCGGCGCGGATTCAGGAGTTAATCCGGTGGGGCGCAAAATTCGACAAGACGGATGGGAAGTTTGCCTTTGCCCGAGAGGCGGCGCATAGCCGGAGCCGCATTTTGCGTGCGCGCGGAGATGCCACGGGCAACGAAATGGTGCGCGCGCTGATGGCGCAGGTCGCGCGGCAGAAGCGCATCCAACGGCTCGACTATCATTTCACGGTTGATCTGGTAGTTGAAGAGGGACGTTGTTGCGGGGCTGTTGTGCTTGATGAGGCATCGTCGAAGCAGTTCATCATCCCCGCAAAAGCCGTTGTATTATCGACAGGCGGCGCCGGGCAGATTTACGCCCGGACGACGAACCCTCCCAACGCCACCGGTGACGGCATGGCGATGGCGTTTCGGGCGGGAGCCATGCTGCAGGATATGGAGTTCGTCCAGTTTCATCCGACCTCGCTCTATCTCCCTTCCAGTCCGCCGTTTCTCCTGTCCGAAGCAATGCGCGGCGAAGGCGGGCAGTTGCGCAACAACAAGGGCGAACTGTTTATGCAGCGATACCATCCGCTCGGGGCCCTTGCCCCGCGGGATATCGTCTCGCGGGCAATCTGGGCTGAGATGGCGGCGACGCGTGCCCGGCATGTGTACCTTGATGTCACACATCTGGGGGCCGAGTTCATCAAGCGCAGATTCCCAACAATCTATGCCACCTGTCTGCGGTCCGATATTGATATCACGGAAGAGTGGATTCCTGTCTCGCCTAGCGCCCACTACATGATGGGCGGGGTGTGGACCGACATAAACGGGGCTACTACACTGCCAGGGCTATTCGCGGCCGGCGAAGTGGCTTGTAGTGGTGTGCACGGAGCCAATCGTCTGGCGAGCAATTCGTTATTGGAAGGACTGGTCTTTGGTATGCGGGCGGGTGTCACTGCGATCGCGTTTGCTCAGGGACACGCGTTTCCTGAGCTGTCTTCCCGCGCAGAGCCCCCTCAGCCCACAGGAGAGGCGACGCTCGAAGATGTGGAGAAGCTCAGGAGTTCGCTCCGCCGGACGATGTGGGGACAGGTCGGGGTGATCCGGTCGCGGGAGTCGCTCATACGCGCTACGGCTCAATTATCCCGCTGGGCCCAGCTTGTTGCCAGGTTCTCTACAACGAGAGCTGAGCTGGAAGTGAAGAACATGGTGCAGGTCGCGCATTGTGTCGCGGAAGCCGCATTGTGGCGGGAAAACAGCGTCGGGGCGCATTTTCGCTCAGATTGCCCCGAGGCGAAACGGCCAGGCTGGAAGCAGCACAGTCAGTTGCGGATCGCCAGCGATACTACTGAGCCGAGGTCGGCAAAGAAGCGGGGAGTGGTTGTGGCGCTGCAGATTCGGCAGCCGCGAGCACGCGCCCGGTCATCGCGCCGTCCTTAA
- the larE gene encoding ATP-dependent sacrificial sulfur transferase LarE yields MQPLSLEHKLLHLREIFAAMDSVLVAYSGGIDSTVVLKVAHDQLLDRAVGVTAISPTFPAVELDSATRVAKEIGVRHELVQTDQLLISAFTENDANRCFHCKTDLYHLLGKLRKARAAAVIVDGTNLDDLSDDRPGLRAAREWGVRSPLVEANLSKAEIRSLAKDLGLSNWDKPAAACLSSRIPRGITITREKLSRVEQAEEVLLAEGFRHCRVRDHGEIARIEVSQDELARIIEGERGTRISRHVKELGFRFVTIDLDGYRPGGVSIDPPRPAK; encoded by the coding sequence ATGCAGCCTCTTTCACTCGAACACAAGCTCCTTCATTTACGCGAGATCTTCGCGGCCATGGATTCTGTCCTGGTTGCTTATTCAGGCGGCATCGACAGCACGGTGGTCTTGAAAGTTGCCCATGACCAATTGCTGGACCGCGCCGTGGGGGTGACGGCAATTTCACCGACCTTCCCTGCCGTCGAATTGGATTCAGCCACCCGCGTCGCAAAAGAAATCGGGGTGCGCCATGAACTGGTCCAGACCGATCAGCTGCTGATCTCCGCCTTCACCGAAAACGATGCCAACCGCTGTTTCCACTGCAAAACCGATCTCTATCACTTGCTGGGCAAGTTAAGAAAAGCACGCGCGGCTGCCGTCATCGTGGATGGAACCAATCTCGACGACCTAAGCGATGATCGTCCCGGCCTCAGAGCCGCCCGTGAATGGGGAGTCCGCAGCCCGCTGGTCGAAGCCAATCTCTCAAAAGCTGAAATCCGATCGCTCGCAAAAGATCTCGGCCTGTCGAACTGGGACAAACCAGCGGCCGCCTGCCTGTCTTCGCGCATTCCCAGAGGCATCACAATTACGAGGGAAAAACTCAGCCGGGTGGAACAAGCCGAAGAAGTATTACTGGCAGAAGGATTCCGGCACTGCCGCGTGCGCGATCACGGTGAGATCGCCAGAATCGAAGTCAGCCAGGATGAACTGGCTCGAATAATCGAAGGTGAACGAGGGACGAGGATCAGCCGTCACGTGAAGGAACTCGGCTTTCGGTTTGTGACGATTGACTTAGATGGGTATCGGCCTGGCGGGGTGAGCATAGACCCACCGCGCCCGGCCAAGTAG
- the atpE gene encoding ATP synthase F0 subunit C, with translation MDSAAAALLGMGLAAAGFAGAGIGIGYIFGKMIEAVARQPEAEARVGKYMWIGFALVEAIALYGLVIAFIIMGLRK, from the coding sequence ATGGATTCAGCAGCAGCAGCATTATTGGGTATGGGATTGGCGGCGGCGGGGTTTGCCGGTGCCGGTATCGGAATCGGGTACATCTTCGGCAAGATGATTGAAGCCGTGGCTCGCCAGCCTGAAGCGGAAGCCCGCGTCGGCAAGTACATGTGGATCGGGTTTGCGCTCGTGGAAGCCATCGCACTGTACGGGCTTGTCATTGCGTTCATCATCATGGGTCTTCGCAAATAA
- a CDS encoding M16 family metallopeptidase produces MKSQHHRHRSVLFTVLALCLWAGTSFAAEPHEYLLSNGMKVLLVEVPKAPVATVQVWYKVGSRNEVMGRAGLSHMLEHMMFKGTAKYPKGSFSRIIRKNGGVDNAFTSQDFTAYFENLAADRVELALEMEADRMQGLILDNSEFQTEREVVKEERRLRTEDDPQGALVETLFAQTYLSHPYHWPVIGWFADLDAMSLDDLQRHYDTYYSPNNATLIVVGDIKADSLLPTIKHLFEPIPKGPSPKATLAVEPEQRGERRFLLKREAQVPFVMLGFRVPNYSSDDSYALDILESILSHGKSSRLYQSLVYDQKNSLAVGAEYSLMQTDPSLFYFYALVNPGAKVDAVEDALYREITRLQNEPPTELELQRAKNQVEAAHVFEQDSNFRHAMLLGQSESIGAGWRRVDQFLERIRAVTTKDIQRVAKHYLTSDNRTVGILIPQPPKAPEPQPTAAHAGKP; encoded by the coding sequence ATGAAGTCACAACACCACCGTCATCGCTCAGTCCTCTTCACCGTACTCGCTCTCTGCCTGTGGGCAGGAACGAGCTTCGCCGCTGAGCCACACGAATACCTCTTGTCCAACGGGATGAAGGTCCTGCTCGTAGAAGTCCCCAAGGCCCCTGTCGCGACCGTGCAGGTCTGGTACAAGGTGGGTTCGCGGAATGAAGTCATGGGCCGGGCCGGGCTGTCTCATATGCTTGAACACATGATGTTCAAAGGCACGGCCAAGTATCCGAAAGGCTCCTTCTCCCGGATCATCCGGAAGAACGGCGGCGTCGACAACGCCTTTACCAGCCAGGACTTTACCGCCTATTTTGAGAACCTCGCAGCCGATCGCGTCGAGCTCGCCTTGGAAATGGAAGCCGACCGCATGCAGGGGCTGATTCTCGACAACAGCGAATTCCAAACCGAGCGGGAAGTCGTCAAAGAAGAACGCCGGCTGCGCACAGAGGATGATCCCCAAGGAGCGCTCGTGGAGACGCTCTTCGCTCAGACCTACCTCAGCCACCCCTACCACTGGCCCGTGATCGGGTGGTTTGCCGACCTAGATGCCATGTCGCTGGACGATTTGCAGCGCCACTACGACACCTACTACTCGCCGAACAACGCGACGTTGATCGTGGTGGGCGATATCAAGGCCGACTCCTTGCTCCCGACCATCAAACATCTTTTCGAACCGATCCCCAAGGGTCCGAGTCCAAAGGCCACGCTGGCGGTCGAGCCGGAGCAGCGCGGTGAACGGCGCTTTCTCTTGAAACGTGAAGCGCAAGTCCCCTTTGTCATGCTGGGATTCCGCGTGCCGAATTATTCCAGCGACGATTCGTACGCCCTCGATATTCTAGAGTCGATCCTCTCGCATGGAAAAAGCTCACGCCTCTATCAGAGCCTCGTCTACGATCAAAAGAATTCGCTGGCCGTCGGGGCTGAATACAGCCTGATGCAGACCGACCCCAGCCTGTTCTACTTCTATGCGCTGGTGAATCCGGGGGCCAAAGTGGACGCCGTCGAAGACGCCCTGTATCGCGAAATCACCCGGCTCCAAAATGAGCCGCCGACTGAACTGGAATTGCAGCGGGCAAAAAACCAGGTGGAAGCTGCGCACGTATTCGAACAGGATTCGAACTTCCGCCATGCCATGTTGTTGGGGCAATCGGAGTCGATCGGGGCAGGCTGGCGGCGAGTCGATCAATTTCTGGAGCGCATTCGCGCGGTGACAACCAAAGACATTCAGCGAGTGGCGAAACACTATCTGACCTCGGATAATCGGACCGTCGGCATTCTGATTCCTCAACCGCCCAAAGCGCCGGAGCCCCAACCAACCGCCGCTCATGCCGGGAAGCCCTAA